TGGAAGAAGATAAGGCGGCTAGACTGAATCATGGGAGCAAGTGGAAAGGTGGCATGGGACTGCTAGGAGCAGGGCTGCCTACATTTAGAATAGCAAAGGCCAGGATGGTCACTAaccgggagccccagggctgcatAGAATGCGCAAAGAAATGtacctgtaaataaataaaaccccaagCGTCCGCACGCTCACCTAGTGTCTGCTTGTATCTGTGCCTGGGGCGGTGAATAGGGATTGTTGCAGCTGTCTTGATTCTGCACAGTGAGGGAACAGAAAGTGAAGGGCTCCAGGCGTCTGCTGGTTGCATTTGCTCCTGCACTTTGGACACCCCGGCGTTGGAGAAATTGgcatggaggggagggaagatATGTTGCCACTGTAAGGTGGCTTTGCTGGCAGCCCCTGGGTTTCAGCAAGGCATGAGCCTCTGGCATCACCTCCAGGATTTTACCTGAAAGCTCAGGGGGATCAGATGGAATAAGATGCTGATTGAAAAGCCCTTTGAGTCCCAGCTTGCCAACGGGGACCCAGGGGGATCCGTGCCCCGGCCAGCGCTGCCTGCTTGGGATGCATTCGGGGACTCGTCTCACTCTGGTTCTGAACAAGCGTCGTGTGGAGCCAATGGAACACCGGAGTCAAGCCGGGTCCGAAATGCCAACAAACAAGTTTGTGTAAATCCAGCCCCTGTAGCAGGTTCGAACCTGTCCCTCTCGGGAAAGGCCTCCCTCGGTCTTTGACCTCCTTGGGGGGGGCAGCTCTGGGGCGCCCCCCCCTCCGTGCGTCCCCAGCCCATCAGGGCGCCGCTGTGAGAACCCGGCCATCCCCCTGGCATCGTGCCTGCAGCAGGCCGGGTAGCGCCAGCCCGGAGGCTCCAGCCGGGGCCAGGAAGGGGCCGGCGGGCGTTAAGAGAAGCAGGCTTGTTAAAATAGAGTTTATTGCGAGCTCGGGCATTGCCATGCTTTACTCCACGGCACACACAGAACACAGGCAACAGCGGCGCGGGACGGAGCGAGAACACACCTGGCCCCGTGGGACGCATACCTGGCAGcgccccccctgccctccccctccccttgccccaaGAGCGGGGTGTTTATCTCCCTTCCTGCCCCGCGCTCCGGGTCCGCTTCGCGCCCCAGCGATTCAGGGGCGCCGGGCCGATCCCCCCATTGACACTTGTTACAAGAATATATTTAAATGTTCAACCTAAAaacgccccccccagcccgccctcACTTCCCGAtgttctgcagcagcagctgattgCTCAGGGCTTTCTGGGCCAGTCTCTCCTCCCGGGACATCTCCAGGAACTCCCGCAGGAGGTGGAAGGTCAGGTCGAGGGAGTTGGGTCTGCCGTCTTTCCGCCGCGAGGAGTAGGGCGACCGCTCCTTCCTTCGCAGCTCCGGGGTGCTCTCCGCGCCCCCGGCCTCGCAGGGACCGAGCAGTCTGTGGAGAGAGGGGAGCCCCGCTTCTGTGCCCGCTGAAGGCAGCGGGGGCTTGGCCCCCAGCCCCGGTCTCCTCGGCCACAGTTCCCAGGCTGGACCGGGGACCAGAGCGAACTGCGGGGCAGCTCCCCGGGGCAGCTCCAGCGGGGAGCCGTTCTCCGACGGGAGAAACAGCAGGACGAGGACGAAGGCAGCCGACATCATCCGGATCCTCATAGCTTCTGCTTCTGGGGCTGGGCGCCTGCAAAGAGAGCCCGGGAGGGGTTACCCAAAGCCAGCGGGGCGCTGCAAGCCTCCGCCGCGGGCAGCCCCGACCCAGGCACCTTCCCGGGGCGAGCAGCAtcgagccccccaccccaccccgccggATCCATCCGCGGGGCGGTTACCAGGAGCCAGCCCTGTCCCCTGAACACATGGCAGGGAGGCGATAGAAACTCCCCCCGTTCTCCGCCCTCCAAGCCAGGCTCCTAAGGCTCGCCCCAGCCAGGGCAAAGGAGCTGTCCCCGCCcgatccccagccctgctccgggggcggagggaggggggtacCAGCCACCCCGGAGCTTCAGTTACATCTGCCGGAGAGCGGTGCCGCTTGGCTTTCAAGTTTGCTGAGCGGCAGCCGCTGGACTAGGGGCCCCGGGAGCGGAGGGGAAGCCAAGGAGCGCCCCGCATCGCCCTTGGAGAGGCCGGACGGCTGCAGCCCCGCCAAGGACCCTCGCCCCGGGCGCAGCGCTGGGGGGGGACTCACAGTTGCGGTTCTCTGGAGAATTCAGCCGCTGGTCCCAAGCGCAGCAGGTGGCAGGAGCCCCTCACACATGAGCACCATGGCGAGCCATACAGGCAGGGCTTTATATACCCCCGGCAGCCTGCCAGGCACCCCACCACGTGACGGGCTGCTCGGgcgtgtgctgggggggggcacagatcaGCGCCCCGGATCGGGGAGCTGCTGGAATCGTGACGCGCTAGAGaccagctggggaaggggagctgggctCCCCGCGGAGCGGGGCTGGGTCGCTGGGCTGCGCACAggggagccggggctgggggTTCGTTAGCGCGCCCATCCCTGCGGGCGCAGCCAGGCTGGGGCCGGCCTCGGGCGCCGGAGCTGCCCAAGGTGCTGAAACGCCGCGGGGCTTGCTCCCGGGAGGAGCCTGGTGCGGGCGCTTCCAGGGCAGGGACAGGCGGGGGCGCGGGGCCAGGGCCGCCTGTCCCACCCGAGCAAACCGGCGGTAGCCGAAAAGACAGGACTTGGCCCTTTGTTTTTGTTGTCTCGGCCGgtatggctggggaggggggtggggggggcaggctccCTCTGTCTGACACGCCCAGCAGCCGGCTGTGTAGCCCTCTTTCCTTCGCAAATACACAGGC
This genomic interval from Lepidochelys kempii isolate rLepKem1 chromosome 13, rLepKem1.hap2, whole genome shotgun sequence contains the following:
- the LOC140897149 gene encoding uncharacterized protein, whose amino-acid sequence is MEPTVAIPTEEEEGSLLSTQGQAGEDVPQAEPGRCPSGPGPAPPPVPALEAPAPGSSREQAPRRFSTLGSSGARGRPQPGCARRDGRANEPPAPAPLCAAQRPSPAPRGAQLPFPSWSLARHDSSSSPIRGADLCPPPAHARAARHVVGCLAGCRGYIKPCLYGSPWCSCVRGSCHLLRLGPAAEFSREPQLRPAPEAEAMRIRMMSAAFVLVLLFLPSENGSPLELPRGAAPQFALVPGPAWELWPRRPGLGAKPPLPSAGTEAGLPSLHRLLGPCEAGGAESTPELRRKERSPYSSRRKDGRPNSLDLTFHLLREFLEMSREERLAQKALSNQLLLQNIGK